One part of the Eublepharis macularius isolate TG4126 chromosome 16, MPM_Emac_v1.0, whole genome shotgun sequence genome encodes these proteins:
- the PSME3IP1 gene encoding PSME3-interacting protein, which produces MDGGEGVANPVINKRFVTEAELEERRKRRQEEWEKVRKPEDPEECPEEVYDPRSLYERLQEQKDKKQQEFEEQFKFKNMVRGLDEDETKFLGEVSRQQALIEKQRREEDLKELNEYRSALSKVGGSADLKKEAEKKLLVKSLENKSKFSQAKLLAGAVKHRSSEGANSVKRLKLDPDPEPDESPEKPSCIPLGSSSSSDPMLHCPSAAVCIGILPGLGAYSGSSDSESSSDSEGTINSAGKIVSSVFRGSSSFFDGPL; this is translated from the exons ATGGATGGAGGAGAAGGTGTTGCCAACCCTGTGATTAACAAAAGGTTTGTGACTGAAGCAGAGCTCGAAGAGCGGCGCAAGAGGAGGCAAGAAGAATGGGAGAAGGTTCGAAAGCCAGAGGACCCTGAAG AGTGTCCCGAAGAAGTGTATGACCCCAGGTCGCTCTATGAGAGACTTCAGGAACAGAAAGATAAGAAGCAGCAGGAGTTTGAAGAGCAATTCAAATTCA AAAATATGGTCAGAGGCCTAGACGAAGATGAGACCAAGTTCCTCGGTGAGGTTTCCCGGCAACAAGCCCTCATAGAAAAGCAGCGTCGAGAAGAAGATCTGAAAGAACTGAACGAATACAGA AGCGCTTTGTCAAAGGTTGGGGGGAGTGCTGACTTGAAAAAAGAGGCCGAGAAAAAACTATTGGTGAAATCTTTGGAAAACAAGAGCAAGTTCTCTCAGGCGAAGCTGTTAGCAGGTGCTGTGAAACACAGAAG TTCAGAAGGTGCCAACAGTGTGAAAAGGTTGAAGCTCGATCCTGATCCCGAGCCGGACGAGTCTCCAG AAAAGCCCTCTTGTATTCCTCTGGGAAGCAGCTCCTCAAGCGACCCTATGCTTCACTGCCCTTCAGCTGCCGTGTGCATTGGGATCCTGCCCGGCCTCGGGGCCTACTCAGGAAGCAGCGATTCCGAATCCAGCTCGGACAGCGAAGGCACCATCAACTCGGCCGGCAAGATAGTCTCCTCAGTATTTCGAGGCAGCAGCAGCTTCTTCGACGGCCCGTTGTAG